The Bacteroidota bacterium genome window below encodes:
- a CDS encoding KamA family radical SAM protein, whose amino-acid sequence MELWQQMIRQSVHTPDQLVEKFGIKKEIAERLDDFFQARINPYYLSLIRYPGDPIWLQCVPDEVELNDIDAPEDPLGEDGMSPVPNITHRYPDRALFLVNSQCGLYCRFCTRKRKVGDSSKISMKGLEAAFKYLEEHTEISDVILSGGDPLMLTDEMLEKILIRLRTIKHIQVIRLGSKMPCVLPHRITEKLCNMLKKYHPIYCNTHFNHPWEITEESKRACGMLADAGIPVGNQCVLMKGVNDDPETMRQLMKGLLAMRVRPYYIYMADLTKGANHFRTPISKGIEIMDNLRGHISGLAVPHFVIDAPGGGGKIPILPNYVVSQDEDKIVLRNFKYNVYEYPDVKEEKVNPKVEENMKTLKKNIAERQEKQKRTYVRKVKLPVLNNQVS is encoded by the coding sequence ATGGAACTCTGGCAGCAAATGATAAGACAGAGTGTTCATACACCGGACCAGCTTGTAGAGAAGTTCGGTATAAAAAAAGAAATAGCGGAACGTTTGGATGATTTTTTTCAAGCAAGAATCAATCCTTATTATCTATCACTCATAAGATATCCCGGCGACCCTATATGGCTGCAATGCGTGCCTGATGAAGTGGAGCTGAATGATATTGATGCACCTGAAGATCCTCTCGGTGAAGACGGAATGAGTCCGGTGCCTAATATCACACACAGATATCCTGATAGAGCGTTATTTCTTGTAAATTCTCAGTGCGGTTTATACTGCAGATTCTGTACAAGAAAAAGAAAAGTCGGCGACTCAAGCAAAATTTCCATGAAGGGACTTGAAGCTGCTTTCAAATATCTTGAAGAACATACGGAAATTTCCGACGTAATTTTATCCGGCGGCGATCCTCTTATGCTCACGGATGAAATGCTTGAAAAAATTCTTATTCGTTTACGTACAATAAAACATATTCAGGTTATCCGTCTCGGCTCTAAAATGCCGTGCGTGCTTCCGCACAGAATAACGGAGAAGCTTTGCAATATGCTTAAGAAATATCATCCGATTTATTGTAATACTCACTTCAATCATCCGTGGGAAATCACAGAGGAAAGCAAACGCGCATGCGGAATGCTTGCCGATGCAGGTATTCCTGTTGGTAATCAGTGTGTTTTGATGAAAGGAGTTAACGATGACCCTGAAACAATGCGCCAGCTTATGAAAGGCCTGCTTGCAATGAGAGTCAGACCTTATTATATATACATGGCTGATCTTACAAAAGGAGCGAATCATTTCAGAACACCTATCAGCAAGGGAATTGAAATAATGGATAACCTTCGCGGACATATTTCGGGACTTGCAGTTCCGCACTTTGTAATCGATGCTCCGGGCGGCGGCGGAAAGATTCCGATTCTTCCGAACTACGTTGTCTCACAGGATGAAGATAAAATTGTATTGAGGAATTTCAAATACAACGTTTATGAATATCCCGATGTGAAGGAAGAGAAGGTAAATCCGAAGGTTGAAGAGAATATGAAGACATTAAAGAAGAACATTGCCGAGCGACAGGAAAAGCAGAAACGAACTTACGTAAGAAAAGTAAAACTTCCTGTGCTGAATAATCAGGTGAGCTAA
- a CDS encoding sigma-70 family RNA polymerase sigma factor, translating into MSNSGPSENISKTKSDDNILINKALAGDQTAYEKLMKKYYQLIYNLIFRMISRKEDVEDLTQEAFIKAFNSLQNFDRQFAFSTWLFKIATNNAIDYLRKKKLNTFSIDREIESEESDFKFEIPDVENKPDRVIIEDERKKILDEAIESLPPKYKEVILLRHKMDKEYEEIAKELKLPLGTVKAHIFRGRELLNKFLKDKIKNY; encoded by the coding sequence ATGAGCAATTCCGGACCTTCCGAAAACATTTCGAAGACTAAGAGTGATGATAATATTCTGATTAATAAAGCTCTTGCTGGCGACCAGACTGCCTACGAGAAGCTAATGAAAAAATATTACCAGCTTATTTATAATCTCATCTTCCGCATGATATCGCGTAAAGAAGATGTTGAGGACTTAACTCAGGAAGCATTTATAAAGGCTTTCAACTCACTTCAGAATTTTGACAGGCAGTTTGCATTTTCAACGTGGCTTTTTAAAATTGCAACGAACAATGCAATCGATTATTTAAGGAAGAAAAAATTAAATACGTTTTCTATAGATAGAGAAATTGAATCGGAAGAAAGTGATTTTAAGTTTGAGATTCCCGACGTTGAAAATAAACCTGACAGGGTAATTATAGAAGACGAAAGAAAAAAAATTCTTGATGAAGCGATTGAATCATTGCCGCCTAAGTACAAGGAAGTAATTTTATTAAGACATAAGATGGATAAAGAGTACGAGGAAATTGCAAAAGAATTAAAACTCCCGCTTGGTACAGTAAAAGCCCATATCTTCAGAGGAAGAGAACTCCTCAATAAATTTCTAAAAGATAAAATTAAGAATTATTAA
- a CDS encoding DNA adenine methylase: protein MYANIPFSIEQLKQPVSTACEKVAFRLFNETEKYLVENPKNFPRSPLRYPGGKNRAVKTIFSYIPKDETKLCSPFLGGASIELACSTKMQVFGYDIFSPLIDFWKILLNDKENLVKSVRKYFPLSKPKFYNLQKIYTKLESPLERAAAFFVLNRASFSGTTLSGGMSPGHPRFTESAIERLQNFKVSNFVAECADYREIIPQHDDAFLYLDPPYLNGQALYGLKGNTHKSFDHQALSELILKREKWIMSYNDCPEIREYYKDNTIIPLEWGYGMSKHKQSNEILVLSRDLAA, encoded by the coding sequence ATGTACGCTAATATTCCTTTTTCTATTGAGCAATTAAAACAACCAGTTAGCACTGCTTGCGAGAAAGTAGCCTTCCGCCTTTTTAATGAGACCGAAAAATACTTAGTTGAAAATCCAAAGAATTTTCCTCGGTCTCCTCTCCGTTACCCGGGAGGTAAAAATAGAGCAGTAAAAACAATTTTTTCATATATTCCTAAAGATGAAACTAAATTATGCTCCCCCTTTCTAGGTGGTGCCTCAATAGAATTAGCATGTTCAACTAAGATGCAAGTGTTTGGATACGACATTTTTTCGCCACTTATTGATTTTTGGAAAATTTTATTAAATGATAAAGAAAATTTAGTTAAAAGTGTTCGTAAATATTTTCCATTGTCAAAACCTAAATTTTATAATCTTCAAAAAATATACACAAAGTTAGAAAGCCCTTTGGAAAGAGCTGCCGCATTTTTTGTATTAAACCGTGCATCATTTTCGGGAACCACTCTTTCGGGGGGAATGTCTCCCGGGCACCCTCGCTTTACTGAATCTGCAATAGAGCGTTTACAAAACTTTAAAGTCTCAAACTTTGTAGCAGAGTGTGCTGATTATAGAGAAATTATTCCTCAGCATGATGATGCTTTTCTATATCTTGATCCTCCGTATTTAAACGGACAAGCTTTATATGGATTAAAAGGAAACACTCACAAGAGTTTTGATCACCAGGCATTATCAGAATTAATTCTGAAAAGAGAAAAATGGATTATGTCTTATAATGATTGTCCCGAAATTAGAGAATATTATAAAGATAATACTATTATTCCTTTAGAGTGGGGTTATGGAATGTCAAAACATAAACAATCCAACGAAATTTTAGTATTAAGCAGAGATTTAGCAGCATGA
- a CDS encoding HaeIII family restriction endonuclease — MSLSQVTSGRAFEYGIAISFSKFLNASILDNSQIRLAELSFGLCTSQEQSKIVRAADEISLFLIAHDNRLIETQCSISLQSDQTGKNGDVRDILIHNNITHEDVGISAKNRHYAVKHSRLSDKIDFGKEWFGVNCSEKYFSTVVPIFNELRLKQREGLQWKNIANKKQIYYDPILEIFQEEMLELFNNHTIVVAGGLLKYLLGRYDFYKIIKENGDVSAISFNLNNTLKWGSRLPLPTRIIEISRKPTSQTTIIMTFDNGWQLSFRIHNASTLVEPSLKFDINIIGLPSSVSRNVIKY; from the coding sequence ATGAGCTTATCCCAAGTTACAAGTGGTCGTGCCTTTGAGTATGGAATAGCTATAAGCTTTTCTAAATTCCTAAATGCTTCAATTCTCGATAATTCTCAAATAAGATTAGCAGAATTATCTTTTGGGTTATGTACTAGTCAAGAACAAAGTAAAATAGTTAGAGCAGCAGATGAAATATCTCTATTCTTAATAGCTCATGATAACCGTCTCATAGAAACTCAATGCTCAATATCTCTTCAATCAGATCAGACAGGAAAAAACGGTGACGTTCGAGATATTTTAATTCACAATAATATTACCCACGAAGATGTGGGTATATCTGCAAAAAATAGACACTATGCTGTTAAACATTCACGTTTATCAGATAAAATAGATTTCGGAAAAGAGTGGTTTGGCGTTAACTGTTCAGAAAAGTATTTTAGCACAGTGGTTCCTATATTCAATGAATTAAGATTAAAGCAACGCGAAGGATTACAGTGGAAAAATATCGCAAATAAAAAACAAATATATTACGACCCTATATTAGAAATTTTTCAAGAAGAAATGTTAGAATTATTTAATAATCATACTATTGTAGTTGCCGGAGGATTATTAAAGTATCTTCTGGGCAGATACGATTTTTATAAAATTATAAAAGAAAATGGTGATGTCTCTGCAATCTCTTTTAATCTAAACAATACACTAAAATGGGGAAGTAGGTTACCATTACCTACTCGTATTATTGAAATTTCTAGAAAACCAACTTCACAAACTACCATTATTATGACTTTTGATAATGGATGGCAACTTTCTTTTCGTATTCACAATGCCAGCACTCTTGTTGAACCTTCCTTAAAGTTTGATATCAATATCATAGGTTTACCAAGTTCGGTTTCTCGTAATGTTATCAAATATTAA
- the nrfA gene encoding ammonia-forming cytochrome c nitrite reductase, which translates to MKKISELVKEKPWVGWALYVVTIVVVFGVGVLGSSIVERRQESNQIVQNVKPINDWEPNNEKWGENYPREYETYLSTLDTSFASKHGGSKTIDMLQKFPDLVVLWAGYAFSRDYNQARGHYYAIRDIRKTLRTDVPQPGTCWACKSTDVPRVINQKGAGEFYKTQWKDMGSEIVNPIGCQDCHDPKTMNLRITRPALIEAFERQGKDIKNSTHQEMRSLVCAQCHVEYYFKGKSEKYLTFPWDKGFTVEDMEKYYDENDHVDFVHSLSKTPILKAQHPDFELFKMGVHNDRGVSCAECHMPYKSDGGVKFTDHKIQSPLNNISNSCQVCHRESEDKLRQNVYDRQDKVLELSDLATKSLVKAHIEAKTAWDNGATEEQMKPILTLIRHAQWRWDFVSASHGGSFHAPLECARILGTSVQKSEEARLLLTGLLISLGVKVPVQIPDISTKEKAQQYIGLDMEKLRKEKAEFLTNVIPVWDKTAEDKGNRVNYDMKNKK; encoded by the coding sequence ATGAAAAAAATCTCCGAATTGGTAAAAGAAAAGCCCTGGGTTGGATGGGCGCTTTATGTAGTGACTATCGTTGTGGTTTTTGGTGTCGGCGTACTTGGCAGCAGCATAGTCGAAAGGAGACAGGAATCGAATCAGATAGTTCAGAATGTAAAACCTATCAATGACTGGGAACCTAATAACGAAAAGTGGGGGGAGAATTATCCCCGTGAATACGAAACATATCTATCCACTCTTGATACTTCATTCGCAAGCAAACACGGCGGCTCAAAGACAATTGATATGCTCCAAAAATTTCCTGACTTAGTTGTATTATGGGCAGGATATGCTTTCTCACGTGATTACAATCAGGCAAGAGGACATTATTATGCCATAAGAGATATCCGCAAAACACTAAGAACAGATGTTCCTCAGCCGGGAACTTGCTGGGCTTGTAAAAGTACGGATGTACCCAGAGTAATAAATCAAAAAGGCGCTGGTGAGTTTTATAAAACTCAGTGGAAAGATATGGGTTCTGAAATTGTAAATCCAATCGGATGCCAGGACTGTCACGACCCGAAGACAATGAACCTGAGAATCACCCGTCCCGCATTGATTGAAGCTTTTGAGAGACAAGGCAAAGATATAAAAAACTCAACTCATCAGGAAATGCGTTCGCTTGTCTGCGCGCAGTGCCACGTTGAATATTATTTCAAAGGAAAGTCTGAAAAATATTTAACATTCCCATGGGATAAAGGTTTTACAGTTGAAGATATGGAAAAATACTACGATGAAAATGACCATGTTGATTTTGTTCATTCGTTAAGCAAAACTCCAATATTGAAAGCGCAGCATCCCGATTTTGAACTATTCAAAATGGGTGTGCATAACGACAGAGGTGTTTCATGCGCTGAGTGCCATATGCCGTATAAGAGTGACGGCGGAGTAAAGTTTACGGACCACAAAATACAAAGTCCGCTGAATAATATTTCAAATTCGTGTCAGGTCTGCCACAGAGAAAGCGAAGATAAGCTGAGACAAAATGTTTACGACAGACAGGATAAAGTTTTGGAGCTCTCTGACTTAGCAACAAAGTCACTTGTAAAAGCGCACATAGAAGCAAAGACTGCATGGGATAACGGAGCAACTGAAGAACAAATGAAACCGATCTTAACTTTGATAAGACATGCTCAATGGAGATGGGATTTTGTATCTGCAAGCCACGGCGGAAGTTTCCACGCACCCCTTGAATGCGCAAGAATATTGGGAACATCAGTTCAGAAATCAGAAGAAGCAAGATTACTGCTAACGGGATTATTAATAAGCCTGGGAGTAAAAGTCCCTGTGCAGATTCCCGATATATCTACGAAAGAAAAAGCGCAGCAGTACATCGGTCTTGATATGGAGAAGCTCAGAAAAGAGAAAGCGGAATTTCTTACAAATGTAATTCCTGTATGGGATAAAACGGCAGAAGATAAAGGCAACCGCGTTAACTACGATATGAAAAACAAAAAATAA
- the nrfH gene encoding cytochrome c nitrite reductase small subunit: protein MLKKKLNRFIDITAPPNKWKVPVIVISGILTAFVFWILYVGNAASYLSDNPETCVNCHVMFPQYASWQNSSHARVTNCNDCHVPHNNVFNKYLFKATDGLRHSTIFTLRLEEEVIKIKQAGKDVVQSNCIRCHSSLVGNTSLHNNYKDEYCWKCHEETPHGTVSSLSSFPNARVPKLSPLIKTDK from the coding sequence ATGCTAAAGAAAAAACTTAACCGATTTATTGATATAACGGCCCCTCCCAATAAATGGAAAGTCCCCGTTATAGTTATCTCCGGAATCCTGACTGCATTTGTCTTCTGGATCTTATATGTGGGTAATGCCGCATCCTATCTATCCGATAATCCCGAAACCTGTGTTAACTGTCACGTAATGTTTCCGCAATATGCCTCATGGCAGAACAGCTCACATGCGCGTGTTACAAATTGTAACGACTGCCACGTTCCTCACAACAATGTTTTCAATAAATATTTATTCAAGGCAACAGACGGCTTACGCCACTCAACTATTTTCACCCTGCGTTTAGAAGAGGAAGTTATAAAAATTAAACAGGCAGGAAAAGATGTTGTGCAGAGCAACTGTATAAGATGCCATTCATCTTTGGTCGGTAATACAAGTCTGCACAATAATTATAAAGATGAGTATTGCTGGAAGTGCCACGAAGAGACTCCGCATGGAACTGTAAGCAGCTTAAGCTCATTCCCGAATGCAAGAGTTCCGAAATTATCACCCTTAATAAAAACAGATAAATAA
- a CDS encoding alginate export family protein gives MKKTFITIVLLLITVNLYSQDKDWKIGGQIQLRTELDGRDFSNATYPPIFTSLRSRLFVEKYITDKFNFYVEVEDSRVFGEEATTTANSKNIDLHQGYVWFKNFVEAPISVQAGRFEMSYGTERFIGALGWNYVGRSFDGARVRFGKENKTDLFAITTKNSVPYIASGNPANYPYPSGKDSSSSLYGLWSNIKSGEKSTFDVFGYYEINRKKSNGTDNDISRMTLGMNYRGNYDMLSTVFEGAYQFGKLSTLDVSAYLLSLQLNYGNKNVKVGVGADILSGNDAMNFSNNNTFATPFATNHKFYGYMDYFLNIPGDTKNLGLNDMYASINYAADKIPLTASLMAHNFMSNKKNIDSENGFGQEFDLTLKYQFIKEVMVTWGGSIFLPGDLMKRNFNTANGSRDDAAFWSYIMITTNL, from the coding sequence ATGAAAAAAACATTTATAACTATAGTACTTTTATTAATAACAGTAAACTTATACTCACAGGATAAAGACTGGAAAATAGGCGGACAAATTCAGTTACGAACAGAACTTGACGGAAGAGATTTTTCTAATGCAACTTATCCGCCTATATTCACAAGTCTGCGAAGCAGATTATTTGTAGAAAAGTACATTACAGATAAATTTAATTTTTATGTTGAAGTCGAAGACTCAAGAGTATTTGGAGAAGAAGCTACAACAACGGCTAACTCAAAAAACATTGACCTGCATCAGGGATATGTATGGTTCAAAAACTTTGTTGAGGCTCCGATATCTGTTCAGGCGGGAAGATTTGAAATGAGTTACGGAACGGAGAGATTTATAGGCGCTTTAGGATGGAATTACGTAGGACGTTCATTTGACGGAGCAAGAGTAAGATTCGGCAAAGAGAACAAAACGGATTTGTTTGCAATTACCACAAAGAATTCCGTTCCTTATATAGCAAGCGGAAATCCTGCAAACTATCCTTATCCATCAGGAAAGGATTCGAGCTCTTCGTTATACGGATTGTGGTCAAATATAAAGTCAGGTGAGAAAAGTACTTTTGATGTATTCGGATATTATGAAATCAACAGAAAAAAGTCTAACGGAACTGATAACGATATTTCAAGAATGACTTTGGGAATGAATTACAGAGGAAATTATGACATGCTTTCAACAGTGTTTGAAGGAGCATATCAGTTCGGCAAGTTAAGTACTCTCGATGTATCCGCTTATCTTTTATCTCTGCAATTAAATTATGGAAACAAAAATGTTAAGGTAGGTGTTGGCGCAGATATTTTATCAGGCAACGATGCTATGAATTTCTCAAACAACAATACGTTCGCTACTCCGTTTGCAACAAATCATAAATTTTACGGTTACATGGATTATTTTTTAAATATTCCGGGAGATACAAAAAATTTAGGATTAAATGATATGTATGCAAGTATTAACTATGCTGCAGATAAAATTCCGCTGACCGCTTCTTTGATGGCGCACAATTTTATGTCCAACAAAAAAAATATTGACAGTGAAAACGGCTTTGGACAGGAGTTTGATCTCACCTTAAAATATCAGTTCATAAAAGAAGTAATGGTTACATGGGGAGGAAGCATATTTTTACCGGGAGATTTAATGAAGAGGAATTTCAACACAGCTAACGGTTCAAGAGATGATGCAGCTTTCTGGAGCTACATTATGATTACAACAAATCTTTAA
- a CDS encoding glycosyltransferase family 39 protein, which translates to MNKSGRYLLFLMLFLAGSSLFWYYLGHKPLYWDSADHLSYSLDSYKALSNSNTFSDLLTNLLDVSWYYPPLVYWASIPFHAIFGQNDFAGFLEMTFFLLLLVYSVYQIGKRIYNEEAGVFAAFCISMFPIVSEYTRDYMLDLPLAAMIAAAVYSLIRTNDFSSRAGSIRFGVMLGLGMLTKWTVILFLIVPVIYYLKECFVLTAKKSRIIVNFLLSVIIALIVSLPWYLRNIVQILTNRLNELERGNLSLTENIFYYLKIIPGQISLLLTILFIVSIFLFFKNSFFLKKRLLLYWLIGSYVLITIINFKLPRFSIALLIPLSILFSGMLFYGENEPKKRNLFVKIFTAAAVLNFIFFSFLNPGINFALPVIDTQVVTNITPDKTNWKNAEVIKVISDDMKSRGKQKANLRLLSEEENFNSSTLRYYAKLVNAPINILGADGFPFFSDYTIEIKKEIKDSNGVQTNPGSLLENKYARTFEEIKKFDLKNGEQILLFKIRQKIAEDISIDSLKEKIEKSAEKFFGKYIIPPQKIVCKIISGDSISLSNGKIKSLKISCDSGLASTKLFRGFQYINSADSNPLPSVMPFNKFEFVLNGLEYNIQSLMDSDKFQILSLNEYKITSLEITNENLETYLLKKTAQPTVKINQNIIEIKNGDKFNEITLLISESNSLPEFKITHSELFGIPLPYFITNYMFSKYNPIFKGTDAVPVFKTGKLVFSQNKMSIKE; encoded by the coding sequence ATGAACAAATCAGGGCGATATTTACTGTTTTTAATGCTTTTTTTAGCCGGAAGCAGCTTATTTTGGTACTATCTGGGACATAAACCGCTTTATTGGGACTCAGCCGACCACCTTTCCTACAGCCTTGATTCTTACAAAGCTTTAAGCAATTCAAACACATTTTCTGATTTATTAACTAATCTTCTTGATGTTTCCTGGTATTATCCTCCTTTGGTTTACTGGGCTTCAATTCCTTTTCACGCAATTTTCGGTCAGAATGATTTTGCGGGATTTTTAGAAATGACTTTTTTCCTCCTTCTGCTGGTTTATTCGGTTTATCAAATCGGCAAGAGAATTTATAATGAGGAGGCGGGAGTATTTGCCGCTTTTTGTATCAGCATGTTCCCGATTGTGAGCGAGTACACAAGAGATTACATGCTCGATCTTCCGCTTGCTGCTATGATTGCTGCAGCGGTGTATTCATTGATAAGAACAAATGATTTTTCAAGCAGGGCGGGCAGCATAAGGTTCGGAGTTATGCTCGGACTTGGTATGCTTACTAAATGGACGGTCATTTTATTTTTAATCGTTCCGGTTATTTATTATCTGAAAGAGTGTTTTGTACTTACTGCGAAAAAATCCAGAATAATTGTTAATTTTCTTCTTTCCGTTATAATTGCATTAATAGTAAGTCTCCCCTGGTACCTTAGAAATATTGTTCAGATATTAACGAATAGGTTGAATGAACTAGAGCGCGGAAACTTATCTTTAACTGAAAATATTTTTTATTATTTGAAGATCATTCCCGGTCAAATTTCATTACTCTTAACAATTCTATTTATAGTAAGTATTTTTCTATTCTTTAAGAACAGTTTTTTTCTGAAAAAAAGACTTCTGCTTTACTGGCTCATCGGGAGTTATGTTTTAATTACGATCATAAATTTTAAGCTGCCGAGATTTTCAATTGCTCTGTTAATCCCCTTAAGTATTTTATTTTCAGGTATGCTTTTTTACGGAGAGAACGAGCCGAAAAAAAGAAATTTATTTGTAAAAATATTTACGGCTGCTGCTGTTCTAAATTTTATATTCTTTTCATTTCTTAATCCGGGAATAAATTTCGCTTTGCCTGTTATCGATACTCAGGTAGTAACCAACATCACTCCCGATAAAACCAATTGGAAAAATGCAGAGGTAATAAAAGTTATTTCTGATGATATGAAATCGCGGGGTAAACAAAAAGCTAACCTGAGACTGCTTTCAGAGGAGGAAAATTTTAATTCCTCAACACTCAGATATTATGCGAAGCTCGTTAATGCTCCGATAAATATTTTAGGAGCGGATGGCTTTCCGTTTTTTTCCGATTACACAATAGAGATAAAAAAAGAAATCAAAGATAGTAACGGAGTACAAACCAATCCAGGAAGTTTACTTGAAAACAAATACGCCCGCACTTTTGAAGAAATAAAAAAGTTTGATTTAAAAAACGGAGAACAGATTTTATTATTTAAAATCCGTCAGAAAATAGCTGAAGACATTTCAATAGATTCATTAAAAGAAAAAATAGAAAAGTCCGCAGAAAAATTCTTTGGGAAGTACATTATTCCTCCTCAGAAAATTGTTTGCAAAATTATATCCGGTGATTCTATTTCGTTATCGAACGGAAAAATAAAATCGCTTAAGATATCCTGCGATTCCGGTTTAGCTTCCACCAAACTTTTCAGGGGATTTCAATATATAAATTCCGCAGATAGTAATCCGCTTCCGTCAGTTATGCCATTTAATAAATTTGAATTTGTGCTGAACGGACTTGAATACAATATACAGTCTCTTATGGATTCAGATAAATTTCAAATCCTTTCACTTAACGAATACAAAATAACTTCGCTGGAAATCACAAACGAAAATCTTGAAACATATCTTTTAAAAAAGACGGCTCAACCAACTGTAAAAATCAATCAAAATATAATAGAGATAAAAAACGGTGATAAATTTAACGAGATTACTTTGTTAATTTCGGAAAGCAATTCGTTGCCGGAATTTAAAATAACTCACAGTGAACTTTTCGGAATTCCCTTGCCTTATTTTATAACAAATTATATGTTTAGTAAATACAATCCGATATTCAAAGGTACTGATGCCGTTCCTGTTTTCAAAACAGGAAAATTAGTTTTTTCGCAAAACAAGATGTCTATCAAAGAATAA
- a CDS encoding GNAT family N-acetyltransferase, whose product MIRALIQDDREKIKNILIDTNNFSDDEVSIALELLDVYLNNPEQKDYEIFVDENDDDRNELNGYVCIGPRPLTEGTYDLYWIAVNPKIQSRGVGSKLVLYIESHIKSNGGYLVLIETSGKPSYEKERKFYEKNNYKKAVELEHFYKKNDSLVIYSKYLS is encoded by the coding sequence ATGATACGTGCTTTAATACAAGATGACCGCGAAAAGATAAAAAATATTTTAATTGATACGAATAATTTTTCCGATGATGAAGTAAGTATTGCTCTTGAATTGCTCGATGTTTATCTGAACAACCCTGAGCAAAAAGATTACGAAATATTTGTTGATGAAAACGATGATGATAGAAATGAGCTGAACGGATATGTCTGCATCGGTCCCAGACCGTTAACAGAAGGAACATATGATCTGTACTGGATTGCAGTGAATCCCAAGATTCAGTCCAGAGGCGTAGGCAGCAAACTTGTTCTTTACATTGAAAGTCACATTAAGTCTAATGGCGGCTACCTTGTTTTAATTGAAACATCGGGCAAGCCTTCATACGAGAAAGAAAGAAAGTTTTACGAGAAAAATAATTACAAGAAAGCAGTTGAGCTTGAACATTTCTACAAAAAAAACGACTCGCTTGTAATTTATTCAAAGTACCTCTCATAG
- a CDS encoding sigma-70 family RNA polymerase sigma factor — MALVSELKLPGFLNSAAPVKYAQVQESKINLSINHSMESDLDIIRNIQNGDSNSFAELVSRYKDKAFSLAIKILKNEDDAEDCLQDAFIKLFRSIKQNQFEERSKFSTYFYSIVYNTAIDHYKKLKSKTLSLISIDVNDDNFRDGDELHAAYESKIDKALYEEGMGTDTAKQLTANEVQNIISMFVDSIPQQYSIILNMFFINDMSHDEISKTLNLPLGTVKNRIFRAKEALKKLILKHYKEEELEGYLA, encoded by the coding sequence TTGGCTCTGGTATCAGAGCTGAAACTACCGGGTTTTCTGAATTCTGCCGCTCCGGTAAAATACGCGCAGGTTCAGGAAAGCAAAATTAACCTCTCAATTAACCATTCAATGGAATCCGATTTAGATATTATAAGAAATATTCAAAACGGCGATTCCAACTCTTTTGCAGAATTAGTAAGCAGATATAAAGATAAAGCGTTCTCATTAGCTATAAAGATTTTAAAAAACGAAGATGACGCAGAAGACTGCCTTCAGGATGCTTTCATAAAATTATTCAGATCGATAAAGCAGAATCAGTTTGAAGAGCGTTCAAAGTTCTCTACATATTTTTACAGTATAGTTTACAATACAGCGATTGACCATTATAAGAAACTGAAATCAAAAACTTTGAGTTTAATTTCAATAGATGTAAACGATGATAACTTCAGAGACGGCGATGAGCTTCATGCAGCATACGAATCAAAAATTGATAAAGCGCTTTATGAAGAAGGAATGGGAACCGATACAGCTAAGCAGCTTACTGCTAATGAAGTGCAGAATATAATAAGTATGTTTGTTGATTCGATTCCGCAGCAGTACTCAATTATACTTAACATGTTTTTTATAAATGATATGAGCCACGATGAAATCAGCAAGACGTTGAATCTGCCATTGGGTACAGTGAAAAACAGGATTTTCCGAGCTAAAGAAGCGCTTAAGAAGTTGATTTTAAAGCATTACAAAGAAGAAGAGCTTGAAGGCTATCTGGCTTAG